In Thermodesulfobium sp. 4217-1, a single genomic region encodes these proteins:
- a CDS encoding NADH:flavin oxidoreductase, translating to MKDVFSPFKIKNLNFKNRFIRSATHDWLGNDDGSISERQLSLYKDLAIGGTGLIMSGHSCVEFPRGRAGIKQNRIDDDRFIDGYRKMSDMIHENGSLFAVQISHAGAQTNKDAINNLEPIDHNTMDIDDISVLTDAFTKAALRVRLSGADAVCVHMAHGYFLCRTLFSDSNKREDEFGKSIANRSKIALKIIDSVRTAVGKDYPIFVKLNSTGGTGDGHIGIEELVGVSTLLDEHGVDLIEISGGAVGSKDNPIDRLNILKIEDEGYFLERAKVVRKNVSSPMSIVGGIRSLSLMNEIIGSGVADFMSLSRPFIREPDLVTRLKNGQEKVSCISCSKCRNFDGIRCVFNK from the coding sequence ATGAAGGATGTTTTCTCTCCATTTAAGATTAAGAATTTAAATTTTAAAAATCGTTTCATCAGATCTGCAACACATGATTGGCTTGGGAATGATGACGGATCAATTTCTGAGAGGCAGCTATCTTTGTATAAGGATTTGGCTATAGGCGGAACAGGTCTAATAATGTCAGGGCATTCTTGTGTAGAGTTTCCAAGGGGAAGAGCAGGGATAAAGCAAAATAGAATAGATGATGACAGGTTTATCGATGGTTATAGAAAGATGTCTGATATGATACACGAAAACGGTTCGCTTTTTGCTGTTCAAATATCTCATGCGGGCGCGCAGACAAATAAAGATGCTATAAATAATTTAGAGCCAATAGATCACAACACTATGGATATAGATGACATTAGTGTATTGACAGATGCGTTTACAAAGGCAGCCCTTAGGGTCAGGCTTTCTGGAGCAGATGCTGTTTGCGTTCATATGGCTCATGGGTACTTTTTGTGTAGAACGCTTTTTTCTGATTCGAATAAGAGAGAGGACGAATTTGGCAAAAGCATCGCAAATAGATCAAAAATTGCTCTTAAAATAATTGACTCAGTTAGAACGGCTGTTGGCAAAGATTATCCAATTTTTGTAAAATTAAATTCTACTGGTGGAACTGGTGATGGCCATATAGGGATAGAAGAGCTTGTCGGCGTGTCAACGCTTCTCGACGAGCACGGCGTAGATCTAATTGAAATCAGCGGTGGCGCTGTCGGCTCAAAGGATAACCCAATTGATAGGCTAAACATCTTGAAAATTGAAGATGAGGGCTATTTCTTAGAAAGAGCAAAAGTTGTAAGAAAAAATGTCAGCTCTCCTATGAGTATTGTAGGTGGTATAAGGTCGCTATCTTTGATGAATGAGATTATTGGAAGTGGAGTCGCTGACTTTATGTCTTTAAGCAGGCCATTTATTAGAGAGCCAGATCTGGTCACAAGGCTTAAGAACGGTCAAGAAAAGGTTTCTTGTATATCTTGTAGCAAGTGCAGAAACTTTGATGGTATTCGATGTGTTTTCAATAAGTAA
- the rpmG gene encoding 50S ribosomal protein L33, producing the protein MAKAGAKEKRLRITLACQECKERNYHTQKNRINDPDRLQVKKYCPRCNKNTVHKETK; encoded by the coding sequence ATGGCTAAGGCCGGTGCAAAAGAAAAAAGATTAAGAATTACTTTGGCGTGTCAAGAGTGTAAGGAAAGAAATTATCACACTCAGAAGAATAGGATCAACGATCCAGACCGCCTACAGGTGAAGAAGTATTGCCCGAGGTGTAATAAGAATACTGTTCACAAGGAAACAAAATAG
- the secE gene encoding preprotein translocase subunit SecE: MLSFNDLKERVRSFYSEIKVESRKISWPDRKTVLSATGVVLAFSLIIALFVGSLDAIFTAIFNFLISTFGHWSNS, from the coding sequence TTGCTGTCTTTTAACGATTTGAAAGAGAGGGTAAGATCTTTTTACTCTGAAATTAAAGTTGAATCCAGAAAGATATCATGGCCTGATAGAAAGACCGTGCTTTCTGCTACTGGAGTTGTTTTAGCATTTAGTCTAATCATTGCTCTTTTTGTGGGTTCACTTGACGCTATCTTTACTGCCATTTTTAATTTCTTAATATCAACATTTGGACATTGGTCAAATTCATGA
- the nusG gene encoding transcription termination/antitermination protein NusG translates to MTDINFNLKWYVITTLSNYEKRVEEAILVRAQREGLEDRITRVLIPVEKEVKMIGHQKKESSKKVFPGYVLVEMDLDDATWNLVRTTPGVTGFISSKKKPLPLSPDEVEKIMMYAKTDKPVIRVEFDKGQVVRVTSGPFAEQTGVIDEIFPEKGTVRLVINLFGRDTPAEIALSQIEKV, encoded by the coding sequence ATGACAGATATAAATTTTAATCTTAAATGGTATGTAATAACAACTCTTTCTAATTATGAAAAAAGAGTTGAAGAAGCGATACTCGTAAGAGCACAGAGAGAGGGTCTTGAAGATAGGATAACGAGGGTTCTTATCCCTGTCGAAAAAGAAGTCAAAATGATTGGTCATCAGAAAAAAGAAAGTTCAAAGAAGGTTTTCCCTGGCTACGTATTGGTGGAGATGGATCTTGATGACGCTACATGGAACCTGGTCAGGACCACTCCTGGTGTTACGGGTTTCATCAGCAGCAAAAAGAAGCCTTTACCTCTTAGTCCAGATGAAGTGGAAAAAATTATGATGTACGCTAAAACAGACAAGCCTGTAATAAGAGTAGAATTTGACAAAGGTCAGGTTGTAAGGGTCACTTCAGGCCCATTTGCTGAGCAGACTGGAGTGATTGATGAAATATTTCCTGAAAAAGGAACGGTACGTCTTGTTATAAATCTTTTTGGTCGAGACACTCCTGCTGAGATTGCTCTTAGTCAGATCGAAAAGGTTTAA
- the rplK gene encoding 50S ribosomal protein L11, with protein sequence MAAPKKKKKKIVGIVKLALPAGKANPAPPVGPALGQYGVNIMEFCKAYNAQTSSQEGTIIPVEISVYEDRSFDFILKTPPASVLIREALKLEKGSGEPNKKKVGKIARSKLAEIAQGKLKDMNANNVEGAVRMLEGTARSMGVEVIEG encoded by the coding sequence ATGGCTGCTCCTAAGAAAAAGAAAAAGAAGATTGTTGGAATTGTAAAGTTAGCTCTGCCTGCTGGCAAGGCTAATCCTGCTCCTCCTGTTGGTCCTGCATTGGGCCAATACGGCGTTAACATAATGGAGTTTTGTAAAGCGTATAATGCTCAGACATCATCTCAAGAAGGAACCATTATTCCTGTAGAAATTTCAGTATATGAAGATAGAAGTTTTGATTTCATCCTTAAGACTCCTCCTGCTTCAGTTTTGATCAGAGAAGCTTTAAAACTTGAAAAGGGTAGTGGCGAGCCAAACAAAAAGAAGGTTGGAAAGATTGCAAGATCTAAACTTGCTGAAATTGCCCAAGGGAAATTAAAAGATATGAACGCAAACAATGTAGAAGGTGCAGTTCGAATGTTAGAGGGCACTGCGCGTAGCATGGGCGTAGAAGTAATTGAAGGATAG
- the rplA gene encoding 50S ribosomal protein L1, with the protein MQKRSKRYTEALNLFDRNQKYDPDAALAFVQSGAKAKFDETVEVSIRTGLDVKHADQQIRTTVSLPAGTGKKTRILVIAKGEKANDAKDAGADYIGAEDILQKIQQENWFEFDVIIATPDMMGALGKLGRILGPKGLMPNPKTGTVTFEIARVVKEFKAGKVELRTDKTGILHIPIGKVSFSKDDLIANFAAVMDTILRSKPSAAKGTYLKSITVSSTMGPGVKIDTNKAADSVKKANL; encoded by the coding sequence ATGCAAAAACGAAGTAAAAGATACACAGAAGCCTTAAATCTTTTTGATAGAAATCAAAAATATGATCCAGATGCTGCTCTTGCATTCGTTCAAAGTGGCGCAAAAGCAAAATTTGATGAAACAGTCGAAGTATCTATAAGAACTGGATTGGACGTAAAACATGCAGACCAGCAAATTAGAACTACTGTCTCTTTGCCTGCTGGCACAGGCAAGAAAACAAGGATTTTAGTTATCGCAAAAGGCGAAAAGGCTAACGATGCTAAGGATGCTGGCGCTGATTATATCGGGGCTGAGGATATCCTTCAAAAGATTCAACAAGAAAATTGGTTTGAATTTGACGTGATTATTGCGACTCCTGATATGATGGGCGCGCTTGGTAAATTGGGTAGAATTCTCGGTCCTAAAGGGCTAATGCCTAACCCAAAGACAGGTACGGTAACCTTTGAAATAGCAAGAGTAGTAAAAGAGTTTAAGGCAGGAAAAGTGGAGCTTAGAACTGATAAGACTGGTATTTTGCACATACCAATTGGCAAGGTATCGTTTTCAAAAGATGATTTGATTGCAAATTTTGCTGCCGTTATGGATACAATTTTAAGGTCAAAGCCATCTGCTGCAAAAGGGACATATTTGAAAAGCATTACTGTTTCTTCGACTATGGGCCCTGGAGTAAAGATTGATACAAACAAAGCCGCTGACTCTGTAAAGAAAGCAAATCTTTAA
- the rplJ gene encoding 50S ribosomal protein L10, translated as MISQIRKAKENLVNNILEDLSNSSAVFLIDLKGMNVKESVALRDRIRDTSSRLKIVKNTLLGIALEKLGKKNLVEDLLFGPTAVLFVQGDISAAAKVLKTSLKEFEKGSIKGGYIENRALSAIEVEALADIPSKEVLLSKVLYLLQSPLSRFAGVLGAVPRDFAYALQALKDKKEAS; from the coding sequence ATGATAAGTCAGATAAGAAAAGCTAAAGAGAATCTTGTAAACAATATCTTAGAAGATCTCTCTAATTCATCAGCCGTTTTTTTGATCGACTTAAAGGGAATGAACGTTAAAGAGAGCGTTGCATTGAGAGATAGGATAAGGGATACATCCTCAAGGCTCAAAATAGTTAAAAATACTCTTCTTGGCATAGCACTCGAAAAGCTTGGTAAAAAGAACTTGGTTGAAGATCTATTGTTTGGGCCAACTGCAGTTCTTTTTGTGCAGGGCGATATTAGTGCTGCTGCAAAAGTTTTGAAGACATCTTTAAAAGAATTTGAAAAAGGATCCATTAAGGGCGGATATATTGAAAACAGGGCTCTTAGCGCTATTGAAGTTGAAGCCCTTGCAGATATCCCATCCAAAGAAGTACTTTTGTCGAAAGTTTTGTATCTTTTGCAAAGTCCTTTGTCAAGGTTTGCGGGAGTGCTTGGCGCAGTGCCAAGAGATTTTGCTTATGCCCTGCAGGCTCTTAAAGATAAAAAAGAAGCTTCTTGA
- the rplL gene encoding 50S ribosomal protein L7/L12: MALNKEEILEAISQMTVLELSELIKAFEEKFGVTAAAPVAVAAGVAAAPQEEVEEQTEFDVILTDVGAKKIDVLKVVREITALGLKEAKELVDTVPKPVKEKVKKEEAAEIKAKIEAAGGKVEVK; encoded by the coding sequence ATGGCTTTAAATAAGGAAGAAATTTTAGAGGCAATATCTCAAATGACCGTACTTGAGCTCTCAGAGCTTATTAAGGCTTTTGAAGAAAAGTTTGGAGTTACTGCAGCTGCTCCTGTCGCAGTCGCTGCTGGAGTTGCCGCAGCACCACAGGAAGAAGTTGAAGAACAGACAGAATTTGACGTAATCTTGACTGATGTAGGAGCAAAGAAGATCGACGTATTGAAAGTTGTACGTGAGATTACAGCTCTTGGTTTGAAAGAAGCAAAAGAGCTTGTTGACACTGTGCCAAAGCCTGTAAAAGAAAAGGTTAAAAAGGAAGAGGCTGCTGAAATTAAAGCGAAGATTGAAGCTGCTGGCGGCAAAGTCGAAGTAAAGTAA
- a CDS encoding MFS transporter yields the protein MLRLKNTANSMNAFHQKFYPVLIASVAFFLSYYTRLTWSILSVYVPFRPSINQDAHVFAIYFFSYIIVQIPAGFLSDKYSGGRIVFFSLIGLAIASFMSGFALNIEQEYVASFLMGFSSGWVYPATINIMNYYYKEDRSIYLGYYSIAWPLAIVAAGIVIAPIAIYFSWRWIYFLSGFFSIIFAILSYPLKTDYQKKKVDLSVIKDKNVILISIAGFLFFFSYWSIVLYAYKYFVSIGIDKVVAGFIFSAMALAGLFSSAISGFITNKFGLMRTMILMLLLYSILTASFAFTTSTVMLIIISLLMGFARFSLVPIQANFLTLIGKQNTGSVTGIANMFWQSSGIFGPLLSSFLIRSMGFEYFWTALGAIVLISIFFYKTIKFCS from the coding sequence ATGTTAAGGCTAAAAAATACTGCAAATTCAATGAATGCATTTCATCAGAAATTTTATCCAGTTTTAATTGCAAGCGTTGCATTTTTTCTGAGCTATTATACCAGACTTACGTGGAGCATCTTGTCTGTTTATGTTCCCTTTAGGCCGTCTATAAATCAAGATGCCCATGTTTTCGCTATATATTTTTTCAGTTATATTATTGTTCAAATTCCAGCTGGCTTCTTATCTGATAAATATTCTGGTGGGAGGATAGTCTTTTTTTCTTTAATAGGTTTGGCAATAGCTTCCTTCATGTCAGGTTTTGCTTTAAATATAGAACAAGAATATGTTGCAAGTTTTTTGATGGGATTTAGCTCTGGTTGGGTTTATCCTGCGACTATAAATATTATGAATTATTATTACAAAGAAGATAGATCGATATATTTGGGTTACTATTCTATAGCCTGGCCTCTTGCTATTGTAGCAGCCGGGATTGTAATTGCTCCAATTGCAATATATTTTAGCTGGAGATGGATTTATTTTTTATCTGGATTTTTTAGCATAATATTTGCAATTTTGTCTTATCCGCTAAAGACTGACTATCAAAAAAAGAAAGTTGACCTATCGGTTATTAAAGATAAGAATGTTATTTTAATATCTATAGCCGGTTTTTTGTTCTTCTTTTCTTATTGGTCAATTGTTTTGTATGCCTATAAATATTTTGTGTCAATCGGTATAGATAAGGTGGTAGCTGGTTTTATTTTTTCAGCTATGGCTCTTGCTGGATTGTTTTCATCTGCGATTTCTGGTTTTATTACAAATAAATTTGGGTTAATGCGCACAATGATTTTAATGTTGCTTTTGTATTCAATTTTAACCGCTTCTTTTGCTTTTACTACTTCTACTGTTATGTTAATAATTATTTCGTTGTTAATGGGATTTGCAAGGTTTTCACTGGTTCCAATACAAGCAAATTTCTTAACTCTAATTGGCAAACAAAATACTGGCAGCGTTACAGGCATTGCGAATATGTTTTGGCAATCGAGTGGTATTTTTGGCCCACTATTGTCATCATTTTTAATAAGAAGCATGGGGTTTGAGTATTTCTGGACAGCCTTAGGCGCAATCGTTCTAATATCGATATTTTTTTATAAAACAATTAAATTTTGTTCATAG
- a CDS encoding aldo/keto reductase: MEYKALGSTNIMISTIGMGTWAIGGWSWGGTDEEMAIKAIQAFIDNGGNLIDTAPAYGLGLSEEIVGKAIKGKRDKVVLATKCGLVWDTEKGSFFFQENDKPVYRYLGRESIKNEIDQSLKRLNTDYIDLYQIHWLDRTTPAGEVIDTLLEIKKEGKIREIGICNVGKLEMEEFTKYSKLQSDQEKFSMLDMEARFDNIPYCANNNISFIAYSPLEKGLLSGKVTLDRVFSKDDNRSHESRFSPQVRGKILNLLAEFDKFKIKYNITTAQLILAWTRMIPGVSSLLVGARNPDQVLENIKSSEVFIDQNDWNYIFDYVERKTEGIF; the protein is encoded by the coding sequence ATGGAATATAAGGCTTTAGGAAGCACGAATATTATGATTTCAACTATTGGTATGGGCACCTGGGCAATAGGCGGATGGTCCTGGGGCGGCACCGACGAAGAGATGGCAATCAAAGCAATTCAAGCCTTTATTGACAACGGAGGAAATCTTATTGATACTGCTCCTGCTTATGGTTTGGGGCTTTCAGAAGAGATTGTTGGGAAGGCCATAAAGGGTAAGAGAGACAAAGTTGTTTTGGCTACAAAGTGCGGTTTAGTTTGGGATACAGAAAAAGGATCGTTTTTTTTCCAGGAGAACGATAAACCTGTATATAGGTATTTAGGCAGAGAGTCTATAAAGAATGAGATCGATCAAAGCCTCAAAAGACTAAACACTGATTATATAGATCTCTATCAGATTCACTGGCTTGATAGAACTACTCCTGCTGGAGAAGTAATTGATACGCTTCTTGAGATTAAAAAAGAGGGAAAAATAAGGGAAATTGGAATATGTAATGTTGGAAAGCTGGAAATGGAAGAATTTACAAAGTATAGCAAGCTTCAATCGGATCAAGAGAAATTTAGTATGCTTGATATGGAAGCAAGATTTGACAATATTCCATATTGTGCCAATAATAATATTTCTTTTATAGCTTATTCTCCTTTGGAAAAGGGTCTCTTGAGCGGTAAGGTTACTTTGGATAGAGTTTTTTCAAAAGACGACAATAGATCTCACGAATCAAGGTTTAGTCCGCAAGTAAGGGGTAAAATTTTAAACCTTTTGGCTGAATTTGATAAGTTTAAAATAAAATACAATATAACCACAGCACAGCTTATTTTAGCTTGGACCAGGATGATTCCAGGCGTTTCAAGCTTGTTAGTGGGGGCAAGAAATCCAGATCAGGTTTTAGAAAATATTAAATCTTCTGAGGTCTTTATTGATCAAAATGATTGGAACTATATTTTTGACTATGTAGAAAGAAAGACAGAAGGTATTTTCTAA
- a CDS encoding cache domain-containing protein, which yields MRIFRIFLNAALRKKMGIMVLVSFFVFGLLLSGGGLIQIYNFSNEILFNDISNASKGLNFFLDSKITDSRRIALILSNEHDLVAGIKNKDFASLSSFIEKFSQLYPGSYVTVTDSDGNVLARSNAPTEKGDNLSDLPEISSALGGKVESGIAKGHTTGLSVRSGAPVRDEKGKIIGAISTGFKIAGTKDISNQIRNNLGVEVAFFDGDKMVSTSIKSNELPYFDKFFNSSIYGAVLKDGKPVDYGTPRNISEMYNFIKEILFGKPYFAYYYPVKDANGKILGMYFIAKDTAFYNNMLKRFTIVQFALNIAAIIIGIFLLLLSMEFFFMRPIGLLVKDIKRVASGDLSQPLNPVYNDELGVVVRAVESIRSNFINVIGKINYAIKDLVNTSDELMSVSSLVATSSSDVSKLSEINAKGAMDLSNISSKLNEDKDILLKSIQGISKGVEDQAITASNIAQNINKIAKSIEIFSDKLKGVTDILQATDTKIKNMNKETDEKKPVVDEVVNVMSSVTDIFSNIKNNSDKIKSAFVPIQTLANQIQLWTSNAIIETAKLGDQGKGFGAIIDEIRNLSEKLLNTTNEILNNLNEGFTASDGSKINFNKQDESIDTIKKYFSSIEDSANSLAKNVNELSAMIEKIKEDATGLLSSKDIKNIETSLANLAALAEEDLSNIHDINRASLDVQRAIESVAEISKDGVSSTRNISERANEQLTEANKMEEVSNVIKIKSNELEDEVRKFKI from the coding sequence ATGAGGATTTTTCGTATTTTCTTAAACGCTGCTCTTCGTAAAAAGATGGGCATAATGGTTCTTGTTAGTTTTTTTGTTTTTGGCCTGCTCTTATCGGGTGGAGGTTTGATTCAAATATATAACTTTAGTAATGAAATTTTGTTTAATGATATATCAAACGCATCTAAAGGTCTTAATTTCTTCCTTGATTCAAAAATTACAGATTCAAGAAGAATTGCTTTGATACTTTCTAACGAGCACGATCTTGTTGCTGGCATAAAAAACAAAGATTTTGCCTCCCTATCTTCATTCATTGAAAAATTTTCTCAGCTTTATCCCGGATCATATGTGACCGTTACTGATTCTGATGGCAATGTACTTGCAAGAAGCAATGCGCCTACTGAGAAGGGCGATAACTTATCTGATTTACCAGAGATTTCAAGTGCTTTAGGTGGTAAAGTTGAATCTGGCATCGCGAAGGGACATACTACTGGACTCTCAGTAAGATCTGGAGCGCCTGTTAGAGACGAAAAAGGCAAAATTATTGGGGCTATTTCAACAGGCTTTAAAATTGCTGGAACTAAAGATATTTCAAATCAAATCAGAAATAACCTTGGAGTAGAGGTAGCCTTTTTTGATGGTGATAAAATGGTTTCTACTTCTATTAAGAGTAACGAGCTTCCCTACTTTGATAAATTTTTTAACTCTTCTATTTATGGAGCGGTTCTAAAAGATGGTAAACCAGTTGATTATGGTACTCCTAGAAATATCTCAGAAATGTATAACTTTATAAAGGAAATATTATTTGGTAAGCCTTATTTTGCATATTATTATCCTGTGAAGGATGCCAATGGAAAAATTCTTGGGATGTACTTTATTGCTAAAGATACAGCTTTTTATAATAATATGTTGAAGAGATTTACCATAGTGCAGTTTGCATTAAACATAGCAGCTATTATAATCGGCATATTCTTATTGCTATTGTCTATGGAGTTTTTCTTTATGAGACCGATAGGACTGTTGGTTAAGGATATAAAAAGAGTAGCCTCTGGCGATCTTAGTCAACCTCTTAATCCTGTTTACAACGATGAATTAGGGGTTGTTGTAAGGGCAGTAGAATCAATAAGATCAAACTTTATTAACGTTATTGGTAAGATAAATTATGCTATTAAAGACTTGGTAAACACTTCTGATGAGCTTATGTCGGTATCTTCTTTGGTAGCTACTTCATCGAGCGATGTATCTAAACTATCAGAAATTAATGCGAAGGGCGCTATGGACCTTTCAAACATATCGTCAAAATTAAATGAAGATAAAGATATTCTTCTAAAGAGTATTCAAGGCATATCTAAAGGCGTTGAAGATCAGGCAATAACTGCTTCGAATATTGCTCAAAATATTAATAAGATAGCTAAAAGTATAGAGATATTTAGCGATAAGCTTAAGGGTGTAACCGATATATTACAGGCAACTGACACCAAAATTAAAAATATGAATAAAGAAACAGATGAAAAGAAACCCGTTGTTGATGAGGTTGTTAACGTAATGTCAAGTGTAACCGATATTTTTAGCAATATAAAAAATAACTCAGACAAAATAAAATCGGCTTTTGTTCCTATACAGACGCTTGCGAATCAAATACAACTTTGGACTTCTAACGCGATTATTGAAACTGCTAAATTAGGCGATCAAGGGAAGGGTTTTGGGGCTATTATTGATGAAATAAGAAATTTATCTGAAAAACTTTTAAATACAACGAATGAAATCTTAAACAATCTTAATGAAGGTTTTACTGCATCAGATGGTTCTAAGATAAACTTTAACAAGCAAGATGAAAGTATTGATACTATTAAAAAATATTTTTCTTCGATTGAGGATTCGGCTAATAGTTTAGCAAAAAACGTTAATGAGCTTTCTGCAATGATTGAGAAGATTAAAGAGGATGCAACTGGGTTGCTATCTTCAAAAGATATTAAAAATATTGAAACAAGCTTGGCTAACTTAGCTGCTTTGGCTGAGGAAGACCTTTCAAATATTCACGATATCAATAGGGCATCCTTAGACGTCCAAAGAGCAATTGAAAGCGTTGCTGAAATATCAAAAGACGGAGTTTCATCAACTAGGAATATTTCAGAGAGAGCCAATGAACAGTTAACTGAAGCTAATAAGATGGAAGAGGTATCAAATGTTATTAAAATAAAGTCAAATGAACTTGAAGATGAGGTTAGAAAGTTTAAGATATAG
- a CDS encoding VWA domain-containing protein, producing the protein MLKVNLKTHRKRLLADTPGQKLFVLLGIEATGDFEEREKLFVSFVLDTSGSMSEKVNDKSKIEIVVESLKKIFESDIFKDDDEISIVTFDDEVNTVLPFTVAADKESINLSLEKIKTGTVGTNLGAGMKLSLELLKDKVGIKKMVVLTDGNAFDLDVVEKVLDELVFSNISVLSVGVGDEWNEDLLCRISDRTLGKPLHLCDSEVGLDYSSSINISKLPYVFLNELGHASQEVITNLELVISLKEGFSLERITKIFPVQYEIITDTQPYLMGNLESKRKNVYLLEFDVPLIPVSKIDMAQVELYYQLPKGDTKEKVGPLEVNIEFTKDQLLAVQTDQEVMDWVQQRNIERIVNQAITHAYNSPDDSEKILALARSLTIKLKNENLTAMLDRAIEELRIKRYIGSGTAKTLKIGMKTQLLDHSKSDLPSDDDIRKATGE; encoded by the coding sequence ATGCTTAAAGTAAACTTAAAGACTCATAGAAAAAGGTTGTTAGCTGATACTCCTGGGCAGAAACTTTTTGTTTTACTTGGCATTGAAGCAACAGGAGATTTTGAAGAACGTGAAAAGCTTTTCGTTTCTTTTGTCTTAGATACTTCTGGATCGATGAGCGAAAAGGTAAATGATAAATCAAAAATTGAAATTGTTGTTGAATCTTTGAAAAAAATATTTGAATCTGATATTTTTAAAGATGATGATGAAATAAGCATTGTTACTTTCGATGATGAAGTTAATACGGTTTTACCCTTCACTGTTGCGGCAGATAAGGAAAGTATAAATTTATCATTAGAAAAAATTAAAACAGGAACAGTTGGAACCAATCTTGGTGCTGGTATGAAGCTTTCATTGGAGCTTCTTAAAGATAAGGTTGGCATAAAAAAGATGGTGGTTTTGACTGATGGAAACGCCTTCGATTTAGATGTTGTTGAGAAGGTTTTGGATGAATTAGTTTTTTCTAATATATCTGTACTTTCTGTTGGGGTTGGCGATGAATGGAATGAAGACTTGTTGTGTAGGATTTCCGATAGGACATTAGGAAAACCACTACACCTTTGTGATAGTGAAGTTGGTCTGGATTATTCCAGTAGCATAAACATTAGCAAATTGCCTTATGTTTTCTTGAATGAATTGGGCCATGCAAGCCAGGAAGTAATTACAAATCTTGAGCTGGTAATTTCTCTTAAGGAAGGATTTTCTCTTGAGAGAATCACAAAAATTTTCCCCGTTCAATACGAGATTATAACTGATACTCAACCCTATTTAATGGGCAATCTTGAATCTAAAAGAAAGAATGTATATCTTTTGGAGTTTGATGTTCCTTTGATACCTGTATCAAAGATTGATATGGCTCAGGTTGAATTGTATTATCAACTCCCGAAAGGCGACACAAAAGAAAAAGTTGGCCCACTCGAAGTTAATATTGAGTTTACAAAAGATCAATTGCTTGCCGTCCAAACCGATCAAGAGGTTATGGATTGGGTTCAGCAAAGAAATATTGAAAGAATTGTAAACCAAGCAATTACTCATGCATATAACTCACCTGATGATTCAGAGAAAATCTTAGCTCTAGCAAGAAGTCTTACTATAAAATTAAAAAATGAGAACTTAACTGCGATGTTAGACAGGGCAATTGAAGAGCTAAGAATAAAAAGATATATTGGTTCTGGCACTGCTAAAACGCTAAAAATTGGAATGAAAACGCAATTATTAGATCATTCTAAGTCAGATTTGCCTTCTGATGACGACATCAGAAAGGCGACTGGTGAATAA